Proteins encoded in a region of the Apilactobacillus apisilvae genome:
- a CDS encoding IreB family regulatory phosphoprotein, with product MSASDKTMYFDFNNNAPKDVHDTLLLVYKALEEKGYSPYNQIVGYLISGDPAYIPRFKDARNLIRRYERDEIIEELVRFYLVKNSSEDK from the coding sequence ATGAGTGCTTCAGATAAAACAATGTATTTTGATTTTAATAATAATGCTCCTAAAGATGTACATGACACTCTATTGTTAGTATATAAAGCTTTAGAAGAAAAAGGATACAGTCCTTACAATCAAATTGTAGGATATCTGATTTCAGGAGATCCTGCTTATATTCCTCGCTTTAAGGATGCAAGAAATTTAATTCGCCGTTACGAGCGAGACGAAATTATTGAAGAATTAGTTCGTTTTTATTTAGTTAAAAATAGTAGTGAGGATAAATAA
- the ruvX gene encoding Holliday junction resolvase RuvX — protein MRLMGMDVGSRTVGISVSDLLGWTAQGVEIIPIKEEEEQFGLDRVSELVDKYGVDGFVLGLPKNMNNTSGPRVDASKHYGELLKEKFGLPVDFEDERLTTVEAERMLIEKADTSRKGRKKVIDKIASELILQTYLDRKGKLTNI, from the coding sequence ATGAGATTAATGGGGATGGATGTTGGCTCTAGAACAGTTGGCATTTCAGTCAGTGATTTATTGGGATGGACTGCTCAGGGAGTTGAAATCATTCCAATTAAAGAAGAAGAAGAGCAATTTGGATTGGACCGTGTGTCTGAATTGGTTGATAAGTATGGTGTAGATGGTTTTGTTTTAGGATTACCCAAAAATATGAATAATACTTCTGGCCCTAGAGTAGATGCATCTAAGCACTATGGTGAATTGCTGAAAGAAAAGTTTGGCCTACCAGTTGATTTTGAAGATGAAAGATTAACTACTGTTGAAGCTGAAAGAATGCTAATTGAAAAAGCTGATACATCTAGAAAAGGTCGTAAAAAGGTAATTGATAAGATTGCTTCAGAATTAATTTTACAAACTTATTTAGACCGTAAAGGTAAACTAACAAATATATAG
- a CDS encoding DUF1292 domain-containing protein, with translation MSKEEPQTQQITMVDENGNEELYDVLFTFQSEDYGKSYILLYPVGKSDDEEVNIEAYVLPDDDDPTDPQGGDLKTIDSDEEWDMVESVLNTFLSKDEDGK, from the coding sequence ATGAGTAAAGAAGAACCACAAACACAACAAATTACAATGGTTGACGAAAATGGTAATGAAGAATTATATGATGTATTATTCACTTTCCAATCAGAAGATTATGGTAAGTCATATATTTTACTTTATCCAGTTGGAAAATCTGATGATGAAGAAGTAAATATTGAAGCTTACGTATTACCAGATGATGATGATCCTACAGATCCTCAAGGTGGAGATTTAAAGACTATCGATTCTGATGAAGAATGGGATATGGTTGAATCTGTTCTAAACACATTTTTATCAAAAGATGAAGATGGAAAATAA
- a CDS encoding cell division protein ZapA, with translation MATNQRFKTSIGNKKYTFVGKSSVEHMKTVTDLMNEQLKQLKELSPNISKEDASILLAFNAFSEQVKLQKELNKLEKKENKK, from the coding sequence ATGGCTACAAATCAGCGCTTTAAAACTAGTATAGGTAATAAAAAATATACTTTTGTAGGAAAAAGTTCTGTTGAACATATGAAAACTGTTACTGATTTAATGAATGAACAACTAAAACAATTAAAAGAATTATCACCCAATATCAGCAAAGAGGATGCCTCAATTTTGTTGGCATTTAATGCTTTTTCGGAACAAGTTAAGTTACAAAAAGAACTTAACAAGCTAGAAAAAAAGGAAAATAAAAAATAA
- a CDS encoding CvpA family protein — protein MLFTIIISLILLFSIYNGYRKGLAQEIIRIIGFLLTLLFSLIYSRTLTNVLFAHTNIINNRLLCNSISFFIIFIFLWIIVRVIIRLIDQFTSIPVIHELNSFGGGLMSFIISYLMIFLILNIILVLPDDNLKKQYYDSKAATFIVNKTPLLSHDLYKKWLR, from the coding sequence ATGCTTTTTACAATTATTATATCTTTAATACTTTTATTCAGTATCTATAATGGGTATAGAAAAGGTTTAGCTCAGGAAATAATAAGAATTATTGGTTTCTTATTAACATTGTTATTTTCATTAATATATTCTAGAACTTTAACAAATGTGTTATTTGCTCACACTAATATTATTAATAATCGTTTATTATGTAATAGTATTAGTTTTTTTATAATCTTTATATTCTTATGGATAATTGTGCGAGTTATCATCAGATTAATCGATCAATTTACTTCAATTCCCGTAATTCATGAATTGAACTCATTTGGTGGCGGTTTAATGAGCTTTATAATTTCATATCTTATGATATTTTTAATTTTGAATATTATTTTGGTATTACCAGATGATAACTTAAAAAAACAATATTATGACTCAAAAGCTGCAACCTTTATAGTAAATAAAACTCCACTATTATCACATGATTTATATAAAAAATGGTTAAGATAA